The DNA sequence ACTGAGGCAACGGATTAATCAGTTTGTTTTGACAATCTCAGTCGATGTGCCATAGTGATTCTCGTCACTGATTCGCACCGAATCGGACGCCCCCCTCCCCTCGGGTCAACCGACCCCCGCACCAAAGGACGGTTCATCATGAGCCAGGTTGCTGCTTACTACTTCACGCTCTACGCCCTCGTGAGCGATCGCTTCGAGGACCGCAAGGACCGCGGCGCTACGGCCGTTGAGTACGGCCTGATGGTCGGGCTGATCGCGGTCGTGATCATCGTGGCGGTGGTCGCGCTTGGGGATACGCTCGACGGCCTCTTCCGCGGCGTCGTCGGCGACCTCGGCGGAACCGTTCCCGAGTAAGAAGCGGACTCAGACGGTCTCGCCGGCGCGGCGCCCTTGTCCCGGGCGCTGCGCCGGAGCCGTCTCAAGTCACCCCCCTCTCCCCTCTCCCCTCACCCCTCACG is a window from the Dietzia sp. JS16-p6b genome containing:
- a CDS encoding Flp family type IVb pilin, which translates into the protein MSQVAAYYFTLYALVSDRFEDRKDRGATAVEYGLMVGLIAVVIIVAVVALGDTLDGLFRGVVGDLGGTVPE